In a single window of the Pelagibacterium sp. 26DY04 genome:
- a CDS encoding GH25 family lysozyme, which produces MCRDGWVERLSQSIALVSIIALVAFVSGCATNYYPMKGDSSPHPGVARAHTLPIHGIDVSRHQGEIDWQAVARAGTRFAFIKATDGGDYLDPLFQQNWRLSREAGIPRAAYHFMYWCRTADEQVAWFAANVPPDPDALPPVLDLEWNNGSQCRPTLSRDEVLEKVRIMLAGMEAHTGKVPIIYTDINFHRDILEGVQLDNPMWLRSVAAEPLERYRDRPFTFWQYTQTGTVPGVRGDVDRNAWYGSEAEWIQFFSTGCDPRSFQRLAAQGRCAASR; this is translated from the coding sequence ATGTGTCGCGACGGCTGGGTAGAGCGGCTGTCTCAGAGTATTGCTCTGGTTTCGATTATCGCGCTGGTGGCGTTCGTCTCGGGCTGTGCGACAAATTACTATCCTATGAAAGGGGATAGCAGCCCTCATCCCGGTGTCGCGCGCGCGCATACGCTGCCCATTCATGGGATAGACGTGTCTCGACACCAAGGTGAAATCGACTGGCAAGCCGTAGCGCGAGCGGGCACTCGCTTCGCATTCATTAAGGCGACGGACGGCGGAGATTACCTGGATCCGCTGTTTCAACAAAATTGGCGGCTCTCGCGCGAGGCGGGAATACCTCGCGCCGCCTATCACTTTATGTACTGGTGCAGGACTGCGGACGAGCAGGTCGCGTGGTTTGCTGCGAACGTGCCGCCAGATCCCGACGCCTTACCCCCTGTCCTCGACCTTGAATGGAACAACGGTTCTCAATGTCGGCCGACGCTTTCACGCGACGAGGTTTTGGAAAAAGTGCGCATCATGTTGGCCGGTATGGAGGCACACACCGGTAAGGTACCGATAATCTACACCGATATCAATTTTCATCGCGATATACTTGAAGGCGTGCAGCTCGACAACCCGATGTGGCTTCGTTCCGTCGCAGCCGAACCGCTTGAACGCTACCGCGACCGCCCTTTCACGTTCTGGCAGTACACCCAGACAGGAACCGTCCCAGGCGTCCGAGGAGATGTCGACCGCAACGCTTGGTATGGCAGCGAAGCGGAGTGGATCCAGTTCTTTTCGACCGGGTGCGATCCGCGTTCGTTTCAAAGACTTGCGGCCCAAGGGCGATGCGCAGCAAGCAGATGA
- a CDS encoding TlpA disulfide reductase family protein produces the protein MEQDKTEENKARSSSRPLVLGTGLVAAVAGIAAAVWISNGTSASSCPVRAEAVQSIDEVARGELAALMASTQWRDYSDIAFQDADGNPITLVNFAGKKLLINFWATWCAPCREEMLYLDALEASYGGDDFEVVAISLDMGSEGPAAARLFLDEIGADYLKLFADPSYKLFERLRNDGVTLGLPATVLVDEEGCELAVLQGPAKWDSPDGRRVIETLLEI, from the coding sequence ATGGAACAGGACAAAACGGAAGAAAACAAAGCGCGTAGTTCATCTCGCCCCTTGGTCCTTGGGACAGGACTTGTTGCGGCGGTGGCGGGCATAGCCGCAGCAGTCTGGATCAGCAATGGCACTTCGGCCTCCAGTTGCCCCGTAAGGGCAGAAGCGGTCCAGTCGATCGATGAAGTGGCCCGGGGTGAACTGGCCGCGCTCATGGCCTCCACCCAATGGCGTGACTATTCCGACATCGCCTTTCAGGATGCCGACGGTAACCCTATCACTCTGGTGAACTTTGCCGGAAAGAAGCTGTTGATCAATTTCTGGGCGACATGGTGCGCGCCATGCCGGGAGGAAATGCTGTATCTCGACGCCCTCGAGGCGTCCTATGGCGGCGACGATTTCGAAGTTGTCGCTATCAGCCTCGACATGGGTAGCGAGGGTCCGGCTGCCGCTAGGCTTTTTCTCGATGAAATTGGTGCGGATTACCTGAAGCTCTTTGCCGACCCCAGCTACAAGCTCTTTGAACGCTTGCGCAATGACGGGGTGACCCTGGGTCTCCCGGCCACTGTCCTGGTTGATGAAGAAGGCTGCGAACTGGCCGTTCTGCAAGGCCCGGCCAAATGGGATAGTCCCGATGGCCGCAGGGTCATCGAGACGCTGCTGGAGATATGA
- a CDS encoding NAD(P)-binding domain-containing protein, which translates to MMLDRRANVLDTDVLVIGAGQAGLAAGYHLARNGGQFVIAEREGRAGASWLRRYESLTLFTPRRLDQLPGLSLKGDAGGYPTRGEFAAYLDAYAKAYHLPIRYGFPITKLERFDGGRFLASGPGPELISARAVIVATGGFQVPVVPALSSGLDRSVVQLTPETYWNPGSVAQGPVFVVGDGASGRDIAAELSLLHTVLLSGGRRRRLLPERIFGVSIWTWLAATGLLRAPAESLLGRKMREADPFPNRSRSDRHLLDRGVVRKARLIGVHGNRALFADGTSADVGAVIWCMGYRDEFGWLAIEDAKDTSGNVKHDKGHSPVAGLFYVGRPWQRNRGSGLVLGVGEDARLIVAAAMRL; encoded by the coding sequence ATGATGCTCGATCGGCGTGCCAATGTCCTCGATACCGACGTATTGGTCATCGGCGCGGGTCAGGCTGGGCTGGCCGCTGGATATCACCTGGCGCGGAACGGGGGACAGTTCGTCATCGCCGAGCGAGAGGGACGCGCAGGTGCGAGCTGGCTTCGCCGCTACGAGTCGCTCACCCTGTTCACCCCGCGTCGGCTTGACCAACTGCCGGGATTGTCACTCAAAGGGGACGCCGGTGGCTATCCAACACGCGGCGAGTTCGCGGCGTATCTGGATGCTTACGCCAAAGCCTATCACCTGCCGATCCGATATGGTTTTCCCATAACAAAGCTAGAGCGGTTTGATGGTGGCCGGTTCCTTGCGTCCGGGCCAGGGCCTGAGCTCATTTCGGCTCGCGCGGTTATCGTTGCAACGGGCGGATTCCAGGTGCCGGTGGTGCCGGCTCTCTCAAGCGGATTGGACCGCAGTGTCGTTCAACTCACGCCCGAAACATATTGGAATCCAGGGAGCGTTGCGCAAGGCCCGGTTTTTGTCGTCGGTGACGGCGCCTCTGGCCGCGACATTGCGGCTGAACTGAGTCTCCTTCACACCGTCCTGCTCTCTGGTGGTCGCCGCCGTCGGTTGTTGCCTGAACGGATCTTCGGGGTGAGCATCTGGACTTGGCTGGCAGCAACCGGGTTGCTAAGAGCACCTGCTGAATCGCTGTTGGGGCGTAAGATGCGGGAAGCCGATCCTTTTCCCAACCGCAGCCGAAGTGACCGACACCTCCTAGACAGGGGCGTGGTCCGAAAGGCCCGGCTGATCGGGGTGCACGGAAATCGCGCCCTCTTTGCGGACGGCACCTCGGCTGACGTGGGAGCCGTAATTTGGTGCATGGGCTATCGGGATGAATTCGGCTGGCTGGCGATCGAAGACGCGAAGGATACCTCAGGGAACGTGAAACACGATAAGGGCCATAGTCCCGTGGCTGGCCTGTTTTATGTCGGAAGGCCGTGGCAGCGCAATCGGGGCTCCGGTCTGGTGCTCGGTGTTGGCGAGGATGCCCGGCTCATCGTTGCGGCGGCCATGAGATTGTGA
- the lspA gene encoding signal peptidase II, translating into MKFPVALYLVPGLVGLDLAAKIWALGALDVSDPAIALMPGLSLKLAFNSGVSFGFFSGSPFLVLIVTAVLVLALTIWFFRTSSSLDALALGCIIAGAVSNLADRGVHGAVTDFLAWGPRDSPFFVNNLADIWITAGVLILFGGPMLRSIGSRRPKTAK; encoded by the coding sequence ATGAAGTTCCCCGTCGCATTATACCTCGTGCCTGGCCTTGTCGGACTGGATCTCGCAGCGAAAATCTGGGCGTTGGGCGCGTTGGACGTTTCGGATCCGGCAATCGCCCTGATGCCCGGCCTCTCACTGAAGCTTGCTTTCAATTCGGGTGTGTCGTTCGGTTTTTTTTCCGGTTCGCCGTTCCTTGTGCTGATCGTGACGGCCGTGCTCGTCCTGGCTTTGACGATCTGGTTTTTCCGCACGTCGTCTTCGCTCGACGCGCTTGCCTTGGGCTGCATCATCGCCGGCGCGGTTTCCAATCTGGCGGATCGGGGCGTCCATGGCGCCGTGACGGATTTCCTGGCGTGGGGCCCGCGCGACTCTCCATTTTTCGTCAACAATCTCGCCGATATCTGGATCACGGCAGGCGTCTTGATACTGTTCGGAGGGCCAATGCTCCGCTCTATCGGATCGAGGAGGCCGAAAACTGCAAAATGA
- a CDS encoding heavy metal translocating P-type ATPase — MTREHRQTRYRVAGMDCASCAAKIDTAVRRMPGIEDVKVSVMAGTMTTTDNGSADLDAIRSKVESLGYKANRVADAGLESRVSGVPANDHEHCSHDGHHHGHDHSHDHDDHGHGQEDRTSAVQKNAKASTGAHGHDHGPLDGPWWKTSKAQLTIICGLALGAAFLAGQMLPQTQPWGFIIAMFVGLIPIARRAYMGAINGSPFSIETLMTVAAIGAVIIGATEEAAVVVLLFLIGELLEGIAASRARASITALADLMPKTALLEVDGETRTVPSDSLSVGAFILVRPGDRISADGEVISGDSAVNEAPVTGESVPKRKEAGDMVYAGTVNGEGVLRIRVTATSADNTIARVIALVEEAQESKAPTERFIDRFSKYYTPGVMVFALLVAILPPLVAGEDWGTWVYRGLAVLLIGCPCALVISTPAAIAAGLSAGARRGLLMKGGAVLESLRKIDLVAFDKTGTLTEGKPQVTDIVGIGRDEREVLRLAAALEAGSSHPLAVAILARADVEVVPIRPADDAGAVGGKGVVGSLDGVELFLGSPRAARERTELGAELDGKIAALNDAGKTVSVLLAGGEIAGLIAMRDEPREDARAGIGRLKELGAGALMLTGDNTRTASAIAASLGMEARAELLPQDKQRIVGELRGTGRVVAKVGDGINDAPALAAADIGIAMGGGTDVALETADAAILHGRVTDVANMIGLSRATMSNIFQNITIALGLKAVFLVTTVLGITGLWPAILADTGATVLVTANAMRLLVWRGIGREA, encoded by the coding sequence ATGACTCGCGAACACCGCCAAACCCGCTATCGCGTCGCTGGAATGGATTGCGCCAGTTGCGCAGCCAAGATCGATACGGCGGTTCGCCGCATGCCTGGCATCGAGGATGTAAAGGTCTCCGTCATGGCCGGAACCATGACGACCACGGACAATGGCAGCGCCGACCTTGACGCGATACGTTCCAAAGTCGAAAGCCTGGGCTACAAAGCGAATAGGGTGGCGGATGCAGGCCTGGAGAGCCGAGTATCCGGTGTTCCGGCGAACGACCATGAGCATTGCAGCCACGACGGCCACCATCATGGCCATGACCATAGTCACGACCACGACGACCACGGTCATGGTCAAGAAGATCGAACCAGCGCAGTGCAGAAAAACGCGAAGGCTTCAACCGGCGCGCATGGCCATGACCACGGCCCGTTGGACGGTCCCTGGTGGAAAACCTCCAAGGCTCAATTGACCATCATATGCGGCCTCGCCCTTGGTGCCGCATTCCTAGCCGGTCAGATGCTTCCGCAGACCCAGCCCTGGGGCTTCATCATCGCGATGTTCGTAGGGCTCATACCCATCGCGCGCCGCGCCTACATGGGTGCGATCAATGGCAGCCCGTTCTCCATAGAGACCTTGATGACGGTCGCGGCTATCGGCGCGGTCATCATCGGAGCCACCGAGGAAGCGGCCGTGGTCGTCCTCCTTTTTCTGATTGGAGAGTTGCTCGAGGGCATCGCTGCCAGCCGCGCCCGCGCCAGTATCACGGCGCTGGCCGATCTCATGCCCAAAACCGCACTGCTCGAAGTGGATGGCGAGACCCGTACCGTGCCTTCCGACAGCTTGTCCGTTGGAGCATTCATTCTGGTGCGGCCCGGCGATCGCATTTCCGCCGACGGGGAGGTGATCTCTGGGGATAGCGCCGTCAACGAGGCGCCGGTTACGGGAGAATCCGTGCCAAAGCGTAAGGAGGCTGGCGACATGGTCTATGCCGGCACGGTCAACGGCGAGGGTGTGCTGCGCATCCGCGTCACCGCGACCAGCGCTGACAACACCATCGCGCGAGTGATCGCGTTGGTCGAGGAAGCTCAGGAATCAAAAGCGCCCACCGAGCGCTTCATTGACCGGTTCTCCAAATACTACACCCCGGGCGTGATGGTGTTCGCACTCCTCGTCGCCATCCTGCCTCCACTGGTTGCGGGCGAGGATTGGGGCACATGGGTTTATCGTGGATTAGCGGTTCTTCTCATCGGTTGTCCGTGCGCTCTCGTCATCTCGACGCCCGCTGCGATCGCCGCCGGACTTTCGGCGGGGGCGCGGCGCGGTCTGCTGATGAAGGGCGGCGCCGTCCTGGAAAGCCTGAGAAAGATTGACCTTGTTGCCTTCGACAAGACCGGCACCCTGACCGAGGGCAAACCGCAGGTGACCGACATCGTCGGCATCGGCCGGGATGAACGGGAAGTGTTGCGGCTTGCAGCCGCGCTCGAGGCGGGATCGAGCCATCCGCTGGCCGTGGCCATCCTCGCGCGGGCCGATGTGGAGGTTGTCCCCATCCGGCCTGCCGACGATGCCGGCGCGGTCGGCGGCAAGGGTGTGGTTGGGTCGCTGGATGGCGTTGAGCTGTTCTTGGGCTCGCCGCGGGCGGCACGAGAGCGCACCGAGCTGGGTGCAGAGCTCGACGGCAAGATCGCGGCGCTCAATGACGCGGGCAAGACCGTCTCGGTTCTTCTCGCCGGCGGAGAAATCGCCGGGCTGATCGCCATGCGCGACGAGCCGCGCGAAGATGCTCGGGCGGGTATAGGACGGCTCAAGGAGCTTGGGGCGGGCGCTCTCATGTTGACCGGCGACAACACGCGAACTGCAAGCGCCATCGCCGCCTCGCTCGGCATGGAGGCGCGGGCTGAGCTGCTACCGCAGGACAAGCAGAGGATCGTGGGCGAGCTGCGCGGCACTGGTCGCGTCGTCGCCAAGGTGGGAGACGGCATCAACGATGCGCCCGCGCTGGCCGCAGCCGATATCGGCATCGCCATGGGCGGGGGTACCGATGTGGCGCTAGAGACGGCTGATGCCGCTATCCTGCACGGCCGGGTGACGGACGTGGCCAACATGATCGGGCTGTCGCGCGCGACCATGAGCAACATTTTCCAGAACATCACGATCGCGTTGGGACTCAAGGCGGTGTTCCTGGTGACGACGGTGCTCGGCATCACCGGCCTTTGGCCAGCGATCTTGGCTGACACCGGCGCCACGGTCCTTGTCACTGCAAACGCCATGCGCCTGCTCGTATGGCGGGGAATCGGACGCGAGGCCTAA
- a CDS encoding cation diffusion facilitator family transporter codes for MAQNAETRNDGHAHEGGHDHGQTVIASNERRIRLVLIFTASYAIVQAVGGWFSGSLALIADAGHMVSDSAALLLALIAYRIARRAADATRTYGFHRVRVLAALANGATLLLLVAWIVWEAVQRINAPVEILAGPMLIVAVIGLGVNVAGALILWSGNSGDGNLRGAFLHVIGDLLGSFGAIAAAIGIMLTGWTILDPILSVLVAMLVVRSAWSLISDSIRVLLQAVPRGVDAVDAERGLASLPGVAEAGHFHAWTLTDESSVATVHVSPAEGTDPLSLPQIVSGWLKERYAIDHVTVQVDPPGKLDSRHH; via the coding sequence ATGGCGCAAAACGCCGAAACCCGGAATGACGGACATGCTCATGAAGGGGGCCACGATCACGGGCAGACCGTTATTGCCTCGAACGAGCGGCGCATCCGTCTTGTCCTCATTTTCACCGCCAGCTATGCGATCGTGCAGGCTGTCGGCGGTTGGTTCTCCGGTTCACTGGCGTTGATCGCCGATGCCGGCCACATGGTCTCGGATTCGGCCGCACTGCTCCTGGCCCTGATCGCCTACCGCATCGCGCGGCGCGCAGCGGACGCCACGCGGACCTACGGATTTCACCGCGTGAGGGTGCTCGCGGCGCTCGCCAACGGCGCGACGCTGCTCTTGCTCGTCGCATGGATCGTCTGGGAAGCGGTGCAGCGGATCAATGCTCCTGTCGAGATTCTGGCAGGGCCGATGCTGATCGTCGCGGTGATCGGCCTCGGCGTGAATGTGGCTGGAGCCCTGATTCTCTGGTCGGGGAACAGCGGCGATGGCAATCTCAGGGGCGCGTTCCTGCACGTCATCGGCGACCTTCTCGGCTCGTTTGGCGCCATCGCCGCCGCGATCGGGATCATGCTGACGGGTTGGACGATCCTCGATCCCATCCTCTCGGTGCTGGTGGCGATGCTCGTGGTCCGCTCCGCGTGGAGCCTTATCTCGGACTCGATCCGTGTTCTGTTGCAGGCCGTCCCCCGGGGCGTGGATGCGGTTGATGCGGAGCGCGGTCTTGCGAGCCTCCCCGGGGTGGCGGAGGCGGGACATTTTCACGCCTGGACGCTGACCGATGAATCCAGCGTTGCCACCGTCCACGTCAGCCCGGCGGAGGGAACCGATCCGCTCAGCCTGCCCCAGATCGTCTCGGGATGGCTCAAGGAGCGGTATGCGATCGACCACGTCACCGTACAGGTGGACCCGCCCGGTAAACTCGACTCCAGGCACCACTGA
- a CDS encoding DUF1223 domain-containing protein: protein MTVRSSPRIEWLHAGFILTKNAMRVPVSQSARLVLRLYLAAMTCLAAGAAYSLEIRDRPNAVVELFTSQGCPPCPAADQLLSRMSDENNVIALAYHVNYWDYTGWADTFAISANGELQKAYASASGTNRLYTPQMIVNGARSMAGSNAEEVLDALAEADLALSMDVEAESQDVVILRAGPRSGLGAAVVWLVAFRNSAEVEVTGGDNMGQRLSYSHIVTSRQPVGMWDPSSGAEIRIPVPEALGPDNDGFALIIQEKNGALPGRILGAAAVMR from the coding sequence GTGACTGTGCGATCCTCACCTCGAATTGAGTGGCTGCACGCCGGGTTCATCCTTACAAAAAACGCCATGCGCGTTCCTGTTTCCCAATCTGCCCGGCTGGTTCTTCGCCTGTATCTGGCAGCGATGACCTGCTTGGCGGCCGGTGCTGCGTACTCATTGGAGATACGCGACCGGCCCAATGCAGTCGTTGAACTCTTCACGAGCCAGGGCTGCCCGCCTTGCCCGGCAGCAGACCAACTCCTGTCCCGGATGAGCGATGAGAACAACGTCATCGCTCTCGCCTATCACGTGAACTATTGGGACTATACGGGCTGGGCCGACACTTTCGCCATATCCGCGAATGGCGAGCTACAGAAGGCATATGCCAGTGCGTCGGGCACAAACAGGCTCTATACGCCCCAGATGATCGTCAACGGCGCACGCAGCATGGCAGGGTCAAACGCCGAGGAGGTGTTGGATGCGCTTGCCGAAGCGGATTTGGCGCTTTCCATGGACGTTGAGGCCGAATCTCAGGACGTCGTCATTCTTCGAGCGGGCCCCCGTTCCGGTCTGGGCGCGGCGGTCGTGTGGCTGGTTGCCTTTCGGAACAGTGCCGAGGTTGAGGTCACAGGGGGCGACAACATGGGCCAACGCCTATCCTATTCTCATATCGTCACGTCCCGCCAGCCGGTCGGGATGTGGGATCCGTCGAGCGGGGCCGAGATACGCATTCCAGTGCCTGAGGCTCTCGGGCCCGACAACGATGGTTTCGCGCTCATCATACAGGAAAAGAACGGCGCGTTGCCCGGCCGTATTCTGGGGGCTGCCGCAGTCATGCGCTGA
- a CDS encoding helix-turn-helix domain-containing protein has product MQDGLPIGLAAKASGIKVPTIRYYEQIGLLPSVGRSLSNRRLYDTVDIDRMKFIRHSRELGFDIDAIRALLRLQDDPARPCADADMIARERLAEVRTKISNLKLLEAELSRMLEEGSHGHIATCRVIETLADHAQCVYHSTRA; this is encoded by the coding sequence ATGCAAGACGGGCTTCCCATCGGATTGGCCGCCAAGGCGAGTGGGATCAAGGTGCCAACCATCCGCTACTATGAGCAAATCGGGTTGCTGCCATCGGTTGGGCGAAGCCTGAGCAATCGCCGTCTCTACGACACCGTCGATATAGACCGAATGAAATTTATTCGGCATTCACGAGAACTGGGATTCGACATCGACGCGATCCGCGCCCTGCTTCGGCTTCAGGACGATCCGGCGCGTCCCTGTGCCGACGCTGACATGATTGCACGGGAACGACTGGCGGAAGTGCGCACCAAGATCAGCAATCTCAAGCTCCTCGAAGCCGAATTGTCGCGCATGCTCGAGGAGGGTTCACATGGTCATATTGCCACATGCCGTGTGATCGAGACGCTGGCCGACCATGCTCAATGCGTTTATCACAGCACCCGCGCTTGA
- a CDS encoding L,D-transpeptidase: MASSISLSRRHFLAGASSLMALSVAGCSTYRNEPPQQQVTLPPPISPEVIAMYAALPNEQFPVPPVDLRYLDQNFYRRRIDYPTSEEPGTIIVDTSSFYLYHVEEGGTAMRYGAGLGRAGFAWSGRGHIAYSREWPVWTPPTEMIERQPELEQWRTGQPPGLDNPLGARALYIHQGSRDTLYRIHGTGEAWTIGQAVSSGCVRLLHHDVIHLADRVKWGSPIVVF, translated from the coding sequence ATGGCATCTTCTATCTCTCTTTCACGCCGCCACTTCCTGGCAGGTGCATCCAGCCTTATGGCGCTGTCAGTCGCGGGCTGTTCGACATACAGAAACGAACCTCCCCAACAACAGGTGACGTTGCCGCCGCCAATATCACCTGAAGTCATCGCCATGTATGCGGCGCTCCCAAATGAACAGTTTCCCGTTCCGCCTGTCGATCTGCGCTATCTCGATCAGAATTTCTATCGTCGACGTATCGACTATCCCACCTCCGAGGAGCCGGGAACGATCATCGTGGATACTTCAAGCTTCTACCTCTATCACGTCGAGGAGGGAGGGACCGCGATGCGCTACGGCGCCGGATTGGGCCGGGCCGGCTTCGCATGGTCGGGACGTGGACATATCGCCTACTCGCGGGAATGGCCGGTCTGGACGCCGCCCACGGAGATGATCGAACGTCAGCCCGAGCTCGAGCAATGGCGTACTGGCCAACCTCCAGGGCTGGACAATCCGCTCGGCGCCCGTGCGCTCTATATTCACCAGGGAAGCCGCGACACACTTTACCGAATTCATGGGACCGGGGAGGCCTGGACGATAGGTCAGGCGGTGTCGTCCGGGTGCGTGCGTCTGTTGCATCATGACGTGATCCATCTTGCGGATAGGGTGAAATGGGGATCCCCCATCGTCGTCTTCTGA
- a CDS encoding M23 family metallopeptidase: MTKPHTWYGSAIVAISSKKSRNRQTTTQRMRGAHLLRIGVVDEPPLSVRGLDAQFTVLGDINPRAVTSTVVAGVSCFLLMNAALYLAFDGRESFSTPTEALRIPVQAPAQTSANGKTNRVRASVSTERDLVTFEMAVEESLGSQTQLRNQTFVWFNSALATSTTIVSADIPAMDTLVGRSDDQPRVDQSIASSLYGEPVQSEVALSMTPLSFSTPPTLGLSDQAAVEYVMSDSGQARIALASFFSELSSYAPPSGVLPITDVEPGRIITSEPENITVVPKSIRSDGWSERLLKLDEERELSTLLGENGFAEADAATILRWARTAYGMDSLPPLSRLRILYYSGRQDGVEAIPMRISVYRHDATANADTHAFTSARTDNGGFVLANEPPRIAMPEENVEQVNAARLPSLYQSIWELGRRNGLEDAVVESVIMALEGQLDLNERITPGTTIEILAAVDSDGRSQALYVALSESTRLRELFQFVGQDGTAFYMDRAGQSWGPMFLRRPLEGGGRLTSPMGMRTHPVTGEILGHEGVDLAAPAGTPIYASADGQVAMAQWNGGYGRHVRLTHENGYVTSYSHMSRIADGIEPGAVVRQGDVIGYVGTTGLSTGNHLHFELSVNGRLLNALEARLPASHSLTPSEMTEFARIVENIDNLARTGAANGAGLASGG, from the coding sequence GTGACCAAGCCCCATACATGGTACGGCAGCGCGATAGTGGCTATTTCTTCAAAAAAATCGCGAAACAGGCAAACCACTACGCAGAGGATGAGAGGCGCTCACCTGCTGCGCATAGGGGTTGTTGACGAACCTCCGCTCTCGGTCAGAGGGTTGGATGCGCAGTTCACCGTGCTTGGAGATATCAATCCCAGGGCCGTCACATCCACCGTCGTAGCCGGGGTATCTTGCTTCCTGCTCATGAACGCAGCTCTTTACCTCGCGTTCGATGGCCGGGAGTCTTTCTCGACCCCCACGGAAGCCTTGCGTATTCCCGTTCAGGCCCCGGCCCAAACGAGTGCGAATGGGAAGACCAACAGGGTCAGGGCATCGGTATCGACGGAGCGGGATCTGGTTACTTTCGAAATGGCTGTCGAAGAATCGCTAGGCTCGCAAACCCAGCTTCGCAATCAGACCTTCGTGTGGTTCAATTCAGCGCTCGCGACTTCGACAACCATTGTCTCAGCGGACATTCCTGCAATGGATACGCTGGTCGGGCGAAGCGACGATCAACCAAGGGTAGACCAGAGCATAGCGTCTTCGCTGTACGGTGAACCTGTGCAATCTGAAGTCGCTCTGTCCATGACGCCGCTCAGTTTCTCGACACCCCCAACGCTCGGACTCTCCGACCAGGCAGCAGTCGAGTACGTCATGTCGGATTCGGGACAGGCCCGCATAGCTTTGGCGTCGTTCTTCTCCGAACTTTCCAGCTATGCGCCCCCGAGTGGGGTTTTGCCCATCACGGACGTCGAACCGGGGAGGATCATCACCTCGGAACCCGAAAACATTACCGTTGTCCCGAAGTCGATACGTTCGGATGGATGGTCAGAGCGGTTGCTTAAGCTCGATGAGGAACGCGAACTCTCAACGTTGCTCGGGGAAAACGGGTTCGCGGAGGCCGATGCGGCGACAATTTTGAGATGGGCGAGGACCGCCTACGGAATGGATAGCCTGCCTCCCCTTTCCCGCTTGCGGATCCTCTACTACTCGGGCCGACAGGACGGAGTGGAAGCTATCCCAATGCGCATCAGCGTCTATCGTCACGACGCGACGGCAAATGCGGACACGCACGCGTTTACAAGTGCGCGAACGGACAATGGCGGTTTCGTGCTGGCTAACGAGCCTCCCAGAATTGCGATGCCGGAAGAGAACGTCGAGCAGGTGAACGCGGCGCGACTTCCTTCACTCTATCAGTCCATCTGGGAGTTGGGTCGCAGAAACGGACTTGAGGACGCTGTGGTTGAAAGCGTGATCATGGCTCTTGAGGGCCAACTCGATCTCAATGAACGCATCACGCCTGGCACCACGATCGAAATCCTTGCGGCGGTGGACAGCGACGGCCGAAGCCAGGCGCTCTATGTCGCGCTTTCGGAAAGCACCCGCCTTCGGGAGTTGTTTCAGTTTGTTGGGCAGGACGGAACAGCATTCTATATGGATCGGGCCGGCCAGTCCTGGGGACCGATGTTCTTGCGGAGGCCACTCGAAGGTGGGGGGCGCCTAACATCTCCCATGGGGATGCGCACGCATCCCGTTACAGGAGAGATTCTCGGGCACGAGGGAGTGGATCTTGCCGCACCCGCGGGGACGCCGATCTACGCGTCAGCGGATGGACAGGTCGCCATGGCGCAATGGAATGGCGGCTACGGGCGTCACGTCCGCCTCACGCACGAAAATGGCTATGTCACCTCATATTCTCATATGAGCCGGATCGCTGATGGCATCGAGCCCGGCGCCGTCGTCCGGCAAGGCGACGTGATCGGATATGTGGGAACGACAGGTCTTTCGACCGGCAATCACCTCCACTTCGAACTAAGCGTCAACGGACGGCTTCTCAACGCGCTGGAAGCCCGGCTCCCTGCAAGCCACTCGCTGACGCCAAGCGAGATGACCGAGTTCGCGCGGATCGTTGAGAACATCGACAACCTGGCGCGCACGGGGGCAGCCAACGGCGCGGGCCTGGCAAGTGGCGGCTAG
- a CDS encoding disulfide bond formation protein B yields the protein MQIRRQDVPSIAMYVAWTIALVATGGAIFIGEVMGQTPCVLCWYQRIFMFPMALILGLACFKGDLGGAKYGLLVAVPGLLIAGWHTSLYFGLISQAIAPCSQGVSCTDANMTIWGAVPLPLLSTLSFIAIAALLLIALRKEKS from the coding sequence ATGCAAATCCGACGGCAGGATGTTCCCTCTATCGCCATGTATGTCGCCTGGACCATCGCCCTCGTTGCGACCGGCGGCGCCATTTTCATTGGCGAGGTCATGGGACAGACCCCGTGTGTCCTATGCTGGTATCAGCGGATATTCATGTTCCCGATGGCGCTGATATTGGGGCTGGCCTGCTTCAAGGGCGATCTCGGGGGAGCCAAGTATGGTCTCCTTGTGGCCGTTCCGGGCCTCCTGATCGCGGGTTGGCATACCAGTTTGTATTTCGGGCTTATCTCACAGGCCATCGCGCCATGCTCGCAAGGCGTATCCTGTACGGACGCGAACATGACGATCTGGGGAGCGGTGCCGCTTCCCCTTCTTTCCACCCTTTCATTCATAGCGATCGCAGCCCTCCTCCTGATTGCGCTGCGCAAGGAGAAGTCATGA